TTGTACCATATAGGGTACCCTATTCAGGATAACACATAGGGCAGTATCATGACAGTTGCGTGTAACAGATAAAGCAACCCATGTAATAAATATCATGACAGTGTCACCATGACAATTAGCCGGTAGCCACGCTATCACGAACATTATGAATGAATGTCTCATTTTTTCTGACACCTGACAGCCTTTGCTGCCTACTTTTTTCGTATCGCAGTGTAGATCGTCCAACTGATACACTATACCACTAAATGAGTGTACTGTCACAATGGATACAGTcaggatgtattttttttttgttgtaaactaaaaaatatttttttttttttgtttttcgtatTAATCATAATCATAACAGCGGATTACGTCCGGcttaaaacaaaagacttaTCAAATTATACGTATCTGAAAACGAGACAGGTAAAAAAACTCGATATTgcgataaaaaataacaattgggAAGTTGGgaaacacaattttttatttaactttttaggaGCCCTAAAATCACAATCATAATTTAGTAACAACTGTCTTGCATTCGCCTGCCAAGCGTGACAGAAGCAACCCCTTGTTGTTCACTCACAAACTTAAACCAACACGTTCAAAGTAAAGACCTCggcaaaatcaatttaaaagcaCGCAGGAACAGCAGTTGTTTATTATGTGCACGCAACATAGGAGCCAcacattattttacattaatttcaCACAAACCAAACCTGAATTTAAAGTTTGTATTGCTAATATAAAACATACAATGGGAGTGGTGGATACGTACCCGTGTTGAACTTTTGAATCTGGCTTAATACCATCAACTGCATTAAACTGTTTCAAAACCTTTTGTCGGTATTCATTCATTACAAAAAGgatgattttatattgtctACTCACTACTACACTATTATTTCATCATGCTAAAGTTCTAAACTATTTAGGTTCTAACAGTTAAACATAACATCAAGTGATAAAATGCGAAGTTAAAAATTTTAACAGGAGCTAAGAAGTGAAATTAAATCAGTGTCTTATGTACTAAACAACAAAAATGTCGGACAAACAGTTGTTAAGACAAAGTTCATTGAGGAAGCCGGGCAAGTCGGATACGAGAAGAAAACGGAGTCATGTTCTCATACGCGTGCCAGAATCACATTCGGACAGGTAATATTGGATACTATAGTAATTTACCTAGGTATATTCTAAGTTACCTATGTTATTTTCTGATATGTCAAGAATAATGAGGGTATTTTCGACCTATATGggaatgtttaattttatagaagTAGGCCCCCTGCTTAGTaggacatttaaataaacaaaaaactatgGTGTCTACGTAAACATTAAGTAATGTCTAGTTAAATACACTTTAATTAGCTGAATATCCCAATTAAAACTATGTTTGTAAATTGTgtataataggtacttataacttttattcataaaaaaccAATGCTATAACACCCACATATGATATCAAAAACGTGTGCACTATATTGAAACTTACTACGAAATTACTTCAAAAAAGGCGCCTGAAAATATAATACAAGCAATTATATCAAGCATGCAACATTTACAAACAATCTCTAACAACACAGgcgcattaaaaaataaatcagttgTATATCATTTTTACTTGTTTAATATACACAGCGCCAGTATTGCCATCTGTCTGTAATCTGAACAAGTGTTATATGGCCTGAAACCGCTAGAAACAGCTGTTCTGTCTATCGATTTTCACGGAACCCGCAAGCAAGTTCACTGCGTAACCACCTGCCATTTCACGGCTACGTCACTGGACCGTCAAAAGGTTTATTAATAGCGGTGTTACGCgattaaaaagcaaaataaaacacgGACGTGTTTTCCTAATTTCATTCTAGAGTTCCTGAGTAATCGCTTGTAACTCATAAGTCACGAGAAAGTGTGTAGGTTATGTTGTTATGTGCCGCTGATCTGAAGCTAACCTGTCGCAGCTGAGTGTTGCACCATCATGAAGAATACTTTACGTAGTGGGCTCCACAGAAGGAGCTTTATAAGCAACCATGCTGACGACAGCCCCATAGATACGATACGCTTGGTGTCCCCTATCAATAGGTTTGCCATATTCCAAGGCAACTTTAGTCACGATGACGATGATTATCCGGAGAAGTGAGTAATAATGACAATGTGCACCTACGTTATACACCTTGCAGCTTTAACCGTATTTCAGTAGAATATCAGGACCaatatttatacttttacagtgttatttacaaatatttctgCCATGTAAGTTGTTACTGCTATTCGATAACAGATGGCGTTAATAACCTCATGTTTTGTTTCAGGCCTTACAAACTCAAGACTAAGATCGTCATCTCAGCGCTAGCAGTTCTAGTGTTCATATCAGCACTAAGTGGGTACCTCATTGGGAGCGCAGACTATGCTTCGAGGAGGACGGCGGAACCACCTGATCCAATTGAGCACCTCAAACCTTCGGCCTCCCGTCTCCACACGTTCCAAAAAGCTGCTGTGTGCACGGACGCTCCTCAATGCTCACAAATTGGCAGGTATGTGTTTACTAATTAGTAAAAACTGTAATTAAACCCACTTCTACGATAGACTTGACCTGGAGTAAGCTAATTCTTGAGAGGCTACTGGATCTGAACCCATATTTCTGACCCaaacatatttacatatgtTTGGGTCAGTTAAGTTATACACTACggaaaaacataaacaaaactaaaaacttATGTGATTAACGATTGAAGTGAAATTCTAAAGGAAGTTTGTCATAAATGCTTAGATACCAACTATTTGTTAACCATTAATTCATAACGCGTCTCTTAGATCTGCATCTGTTAATCGTGTCAgaataaaagtggaatattgATACCTACCACACCATGTAACTACATGGTCTCTGAACTTACCTCCTTCATCTTTTAAATGAAAACACTAAATGTGTAAaccaaacagtcggccgacaaaaTTTTTTTTAGGGCAACCTTGATTCCAATCAGTGTTTTCAGTCGTTCTGATACAGCTAAATACCTACCTGATCTCTGTAATGTGCGtattaccattcatcttcatactgatttatgagcccaaactaacgctatcagccgactaaaagtttgctgtaTGCGGGTAGACTCTTAAGGATTTACTATTTAACAATAGTTTTAAGATTTAATATTAGTGGTCACTTTAGAGACATAATTCTAGGCCACACTAAAAATTAAATCTTACTGCAACAATGCGCCTGTACACTTGTGCACGATACAATTTTATGTAACTGGCCGGAACGATAACAGTAACGgctcacatgtaagtatgtactaatcccacccaaaacaaaaatgtgaaaggctgccaagttcgataatatggaaatccttcgcctataaaagaagtgagatctgaataagtaccaagatCCAtatacatacctcagttaaaaatagttactttttaatgatgttacttggcaagttttcacacacctttttataaacctactaaacgcaatgaatcaagtatttaattttctattaaaacttgccaagtaacattattaaaaagtaactatttttaactgaggtatgtgtatggatcttggtacttattcagatctcacttcttttataggcgaaggatttccatattatcgaacttggcagcctttcacatttttgttttgggtgggatttcatttatttttgtaaggttgtttatttatttttttcttatgattaagttatttaaggaaatgtctcatttatactatctttcagatttttgaatatgcactatgcttcttacaaagaaatgaactagattaactaaatggactagatttaccaactgactgacatgacatgttatcatatattatattcgtggatcaaagttacacattcgttattttcgaaagtgactcacacttggccgttttcagatttttattttgactaaatacaaacctttgtaacgaatttcagatcggtacgaccattctaagatatattatataaatatagataaatttagttcgttttagttccttaggggtataaatttacacagggtattttacaccttcattattttgaaaccgactcacacttggccattttcagatttttccctttaccttgacataaagacctacctccatgccaaatttcaagtcaatacgaccattggaagtggtctaggtttttgatgagtgagtcagtgaatcagtgagtcagtcagtgagtgtatagtaaaaatagcgattttctgacgtcaatatctcaagacctacaataggtatattaatgaaattttgtattttagataagtgagggggtctcaacagatactagaaatttgaaatgtgtaaataaaatagattttgagttataggggggtcgaatttggcccgaaatggttcgtgtaatataacccacggccggtgtgtcgctttttttgctcgaacttggcggacacactgccgtgtgtctagatttattTGTTCTGGTTACCGCTGATAGTTGGTCTTAATTCGTTTCACGTAATTAACTTCGCTAAACTGAAGTAAAATCCTAATATTAACACAATAACCACAAGGCAGTACCAGGTTAAAGATAATGAGTAAAATTAATTCTACCTTCCGATTGCAAACAGTAATTATAAAATGCTAACACGAAGTCGAAAtgatggtaaaaaaaatatcgtctaGAACTTTCTATGTTTTGTCACACAATTACTTATAGTTCTAAATAAAGTTATAGAAAGCAGTAACATTGTGCAACTTTTCTCGAAAACTTACAACATGTTGCTCAAGTTTTCTATAATGCTCAGACTGTAGCTACTCGACACTAGATGGCGTTGATCCGCTGAATTATTCGTAACATAATTATGATTGAATTTTTATCAGCATTACTGAATCAATTTCATATGGATAGATTGCCTATAATGGTTATGGTTCATTTTCTATACGTAGTATACGTGGTGCATAATATCACGTAAATACGTGGTTGTATGATTACAATAACATTGAGCCGGCATTCAATGTTGCCTAGATTATAGTTTTTCTACCAAAGTAGTAGAAATTTTCCGTTAGCTAGGTACAACGTCAACTTTTACAATAAAACTTTgagaaatttttatttgattttaatcaaTAATTCTGAAAATACCTGTAGCCGTTTTAACAGAAAATACAATTCGGGACAGGCACTATAGCTATCGAATTGAATAAACTTCGAATTGAATATTTAACGAaaaattataaagtaatttatttcgCAACTTTATTTGCGTGGAATAGTTACTTTGGGCCGATGCTCAGCTGGTGTCTCACACGGTTTTACTCCGTGCGTCCCTAAGGAACGACTACAaacatccggataaaaagtagcccctGCTCTGTCTTCAAAACAAAATCGCTTCggcagttttatttatttatttggtttaccAACAATTGTATACACCgacacaaacaaagaaaaaagcaaaaaataagaataaagtcTAACAACCACTTACAGGTAAACACTGCATGCACACGAATCGTTGCCGTAACTTACATGTAGTATGTACATAATACAGTTTTAGCGTCATAGCATAAACGgcatacacaaacaaacatgaTCCTAAACAGCTtcgaatttataatacaaaggATATTTCTCCTTTCAATTTAAAGTACCTAAACTTTAAATTGGAAGGAGTGTAATAAATTTTACCTATTTACTATAAAAAGTATGTATGATGTCTATGACGGTCTATGCAATTCTACCAAATTAAATGTAatagtagaaaattatattataaatgctggTACTACTAACCGAGCCGGCTTACCCACACATGCAAAcgtctataaataaacaaaacatcctTCATAACCGGGTCGTCGCCGGTGTTtcgaccaatcagagctctagaATTTTATCGACGCGCATGCGGTCAGTGACGTGTTGCTGGCAGCCTATATAAACCGTGCGCAGCCATTTCATCGAACATTCAGTAGAAACAAAATCTTGAGTTACGTTGTCAGTTGCAACTGCGACAAATTTCCTGtgatttcaataatatttacaaatatccaaACGTAAATATGTCCGAAGCTTTCTTTGACGAGTACGACTACTACAACTTCGACCACGACAAGCACATCTTCTCCGGACACAGCGGCAAGCAGCGCACCAAGAAGGAGGTCAACGAGCACACCAACCACTTCGACCCGTCCGGCCATTCCAGAAAGATCGTCACCAAGC
The DNA window shown above is from Helicoverpa zea isolate HzStark_Cry1AcR chromosome 16, ilHelZeax1.1, whole genome shotgun sequence and carries:
- the LOC124637438 gene encoding nuclear protein 1 → MSEAFFDEYDYYNFDHDKHIFSGHSGKQRTKKEVNEHTNHFDPSGHSRKIVTKLMNTENNKKTNHKH